The following proteins come from a genomic window of Nitrospira sp.:
- a CDS encoding Radical SAM heme biosynthesis protein AhbD, Fe-coproporphyrin III decarboxylase, protein MGKSLPVLNSPMLPGPERFSALSTDHSASVHDGRTVDDFKPYLVALNLTKRCNLKCDHCYLDATTKAAGGDDELSTEECYRLIAQIAEVNKGCLLVITGGEPLVRPDILDIARYAVQLGFMVVFGTNGMLINDQLAKTLVEIGVMGVGISIDSLQAAKHDAFRGVPGAWEAAVAGIEASKRNGLQFQVHFSAQPMNYRELPEVIDWAHRLGARVLNVFFMVCTGRGEELTDITPAQYEEVLGYLVECQDNYKGMLVRARCAPHFKRLAYEKDPHSPITKATGYMGGGCLAGTNYARVTPNGELTPCPYMPLSAGNLRRQSFVDLWERSDVFNSFRYPQLKGKCGDCEYSDICGGCRARPYVDHGDWLDEDQWCLYTPKGGEKIKVAFNVLEETDVTWDEASALRLSRIPYFLRAMVKKGVEKHARENNMRLITVELMEELRKKRFGNEAPVFKFER, encoded by the coding sequence ATGGGTAAGTCACTTCCCGTTCTCAACTCTCCAATGTTGCCTGGGCCTGAGCGATTCTCAGCACTCAGCACTGATCACTCTGCATCAGTTCATGACGGCCGGACGGTTGACGACTTCAAACCCTACCTCGTTGCGCTGAACCTGACCAAGCGTTGCAACCTCAAATGTGATCACTGTTATCTCGATGCGACGACCAAAGCCGCCGGTGGAGACGATGAGCTCAGTACCGAAGAATGCTATCGGCTTATCGCGCAGATCGCGGAGGTGAACAAGGGCTGTCTCCTTGTCATCACGGGCGGCGAACCACTCGTGCGGCCAGACATCCTCGACATTGCTCGTTACGCGGTCCAACTCGGCTTTATGGTCGTCTTCGGGACAAACGGAATGCTGATCAACGACCAATTGGCCAAGACCCTTGTCGAGATCGGCGTAATGGGCGTGGGCATCAGTATCGATTCGTTGCAAGCCGCCAAGCACGACGCCTTTCGTGGCGTGCCGGGAGCCTGGGAAGCGGCGGTCGCCGGCATAGAAGCCAGCAAGCGGAATGGACTCCAATTTCAAGTGCATTTTAGCGCTCAGCCGATGAACTATAGGGAACTGCCCGAGGTCATCGACTGGGCGCACCGACTCGGCGCCCGCGTATTGAATGTGTTCTTTATGGTTTGTACGGGAAGAGGCGAAGAGCTGACTGATATTACCCCCGCTCAGTATGAAGAGGTGCTGGGATATCTCGTTGAATGTCAGGATAATTACAAAGGCATGCTGGTCAGGGCCCGCTGTGCTCCGCACTTCAAACGGTTGGCGTACGAGAAAGATCCTCACTCGCCGATCACCAAAGCTACCGGATACATGGGAGGCGGGTGCCTCGCGGGCACCAACTATGCCCGGGTGACGCCGAACGGCGAGTTGACTCCTTGCCCCTATATGCCGCTGTCGGCGGGAAACCTCCGCCGACAGAGCTTCGTCGACCTCTGGGAACGATCGGACGTCTTCAATTCATTCCGCTATCCTCAGCTCAAGGGGAAGTGTGGCGACTGTGAATATAGCGACATCTGCGGTGGTTGCCGCGCACGTCCCTATGTTGATCACGGCGACTGGCTGGATGAAGATCAGTGGTGTCTCTACACCCCGAAAGGCGGCGAGAAAATCAAAGTGGCGTTCAATGTCTTGGAAGAAACCGACGTCACATGGGACGAAGCCTCCGCCCTCAGATTGAGCCGTATCCCCTACTTCTTACGCGCCATGGTCAAAAAAGGTGTGGAAAAGCACGCCCGAGAAAACAATATGCGGCTCATCACCGTCGAATTGATGGAGGAGCTGCGCAAGAAGCGATTCGGCAATGAAGCACCGGTCTTTAAATTTGAACGTTAA
- a CDS encoding Outer membrane lipoprotein carrier protein LolA, translating to MMRWWLAAPLSVMVASSAWAADALINEKAWQEVREAAKQLQARYEKTKDLQADFSQKTKIEGFERPVTSSGKVYIKRPGRLRWDYVDPATEQIYVNQDDVKVYVPEHKQVLVGKLTQMAASKAPLELLQGAAKLEESFEIEPTTGKDRGVGGTPLITLIPKAKEQESTQNLQKIIVEVFPKTYFIRTVSLYEVSGNVAVFEFSNLKPNLGLGSEVFDFKTPSDVEVVRAPVLNGP from the coding sequence ATGATGCGTTGGTGGCTTGCAGCCCCATTGAGTGTCATGGTTGCCTCGTCGGCCTGGGCGGCAGACGCGTTGATTAATGAAAAAGCGTGGCAGGAAGTTCGCGAAGCCGCCAAACAACTGCAAGCACGGTACGAGAAAACAAAAGACCTGCAAGCCGACTTTTCTCAGAAAACGAAGATTGAGGGGTTTGAGCGACCGGTGACGTCGTCGGGCAAGGTATATATCAAAAGGCCCGGCCGCTTACGGTGGGACTATGTGGATCCGGCAACCGAGCAAATTTATGTGAACCAGGATGATGTGAAGGTGTATGTTCCCGAGCATAAGCAGGTCCTGGTCGGCAAACTCACACAAATGGCTGCTTCCAAAGCGCCGTTGGAATTGTTGCAGGGAGCGGCCAAATTGGAGGAGTCGTTTGAGATTGAGCCCACCACGGGAAAAGACCGGGGAGTCGGTGGCACGCCGCTTATCACGCTGATTCCCAAAGCCAAGGAACAGGAATCCACCCAGAATCTTCAAAAGATCATTGTGGAGGTCTTTCCTAAGACCTATTTTATCCGCACGGTGTCACTCTATGAGGTCAGCGGCAACGTTGCCGTCTTTGAATTTTCAAACTTGAAACCCAACCTGGGATTAGGTAGTGAGGTGTTCGACTTTAAGACGCCGTCGGATGTAGAAGTCGTGAGGGCTCCGGTGTTGAATGGGCCGTAG
- a CDS encoding DNA translocase FtsK — protein MGATTSAKRRETRRASSPSPPSHIQREVIGVMLIALSLLMFLSLLSFVPGEATNVASGVPTADPPRNLIGSFGALLAGGFFYGIGGAAYLVPLLLGRLGFRCFSQAPVSLRLRTAASSLASVFFLSAFLHLETMGVPTLTSGMISRGMAGGVVGQTIAEGLRAVFAGTGAHILIMTGLLISLLLTTPLSLAEAVRRMPERWATLREGLSAVMPERSIEVQKEIGNRRSRGRSSRSMAITLEEESAAERVEDSSLLPSPAPPAPIIQPFSVTIPTPETQTAESDVVVPTAESGDYQLPDPEMLLSDSSGPMDRMSDEELKAQSEVLSRALMSFGIEGIVTEVRPGPVVTMYEFEPAPGTKVARIVNLADDLALALKATSLRIVAPLPGKSVVGIEVPNRSRETVSLKEVVMSDAFRRARSRLTLALGKDIFGAPMTADLKTMPHLLVAGATGAGKSVSLNTMLLSILFSAKPSEVKLLLIDPKMLEFQSYEGIPHLLRPVITEPKSAARGLGWVVAEMERRYKLLAEAGVRNIDAYNRKVAGLQEVRPENNPAGIEHLPMRFLSEEERLSAGETSIAEGERGCMQPKPTPPEPLPFIIVMIDELADLMMVAPKDVEDKIARLAQMARASGIHLVLATQRPSVDVLTGLIKANFPARIAFQVSSKTDSRTILDANGAEALLGRGDMLYLASGTGRLARLHGSFVSDDDVRSVVEFVKKQALPIYNQELQSLKLEEAAEEEAKDEVYEQAKELVLSTGQASASLIQRRLRVGYPRAARMIEQMESEGIVGAAGRDGRREVLGRRGPVGAAEA, from the coding sequence ATGGGTGCCACCACCTCGGCTAAGCGGAGAGAAACCCGCCGTGCCTCATCCCCATCTCCCCCTTCTCATATTCAGCGCGAAGTGATCGGCGTAATGTTGATCGCGTTGAGCTTGCTTATGTTCTTGAGTCTGCTGTCGTTTGTGCCCGGGGAGGCCACGAATGTGGCCTCCGGTGTCCCGACGGCCGACCCGCCTCGCAATCTCATTGGTTCATTTGGTGCACTGCTGGCAGGTGGATTCTTTTATGGTATCGGTGGAGCGGCCTATCTCGTTCCCTTGCTGCTGGGGCGGTTGGGATTTCGCTGCTTCTCCCAGGCACCGGTGAGTCTCAGACTGCGGACGGCCGCCAGTTCCCTTGCTTCCGTATTCTTCTTGAGTGCCTTTCTGCATCTTGAAACGATGGGGGTTCCGACGCTGACCAGCGGAATGATTTCCCGAGGGATGGCCGGTGGTGTCGTCGGCCAGACAATCGCCGAGGGACTCCGTGCCGTCTTTGCCGGAACGGGAGCCCATATTCTGATCATGACGGGACTCCTGATCTCTCTTCTGCTGACCACTCCTCTATCATTGGCTGAAGCCGTGCGTCGAATGCCGGAACGTTGGGCCACTCTCCGTGAAGGACTGTCCGCAGTGATGCCTGAGCGATCGATTGAAGTCCAGAAGGAGATCGGCAATCGACGGTCACGAGGGAGGTCTTCCAGGTCGATGGCTATTACCCTGGAAGAGGAGTCGGCTGCCGAGAGGGTCGAGGACTCATCATTGCTACCATCCCCGGCTCCGCCGGCTCCGATCATCCAGCCATTTTCTGTCACAATACCAACCCCGGAAACGCAAACGGCGGAGTCGGATGTGGTTGTTCCGACAGCTGAGTCCGGAGACTACCAGTTGCCTGACCCGGAGATGCTGTTAAGCGATTCCTCCGGACCGATGGATCGGATGTCGGATGAAGAGTTAAAAGCACAGTCCGAGGTCTTGTCACGAGCATTGATGAGTTTCGGCATCGAAGGCATCGTGACGGAAGTGAGGCCCGGCCCTGTCGTCACGATGTATGAATTTGAGCCGGCGCCCGGCACGAAAGTGGCCCGCATCGTGAATTTGGCCGATGACCTTGCGTTGGCTCTCAAGGCGACGAGTTTACGAATCGTTGCGCCGTTGCCGGGAAAATCAGTGGTCGGGATCGAAGTGCCGAACCGGTCGCGGGAGACGGTGTCGCTGAAGGAAGTCGTCATGAGCGATGCTTTTCGTCGGGCAAGATCCAGATTGACGCTGGCGTTGGGCAAGGATATCTTCGGCGCTCCGATGACCGCCGATCTGAAGACAATGCCGCATCTCTTGGTAGCCGGTGCGACTGGTGCCGGGAAGAGTGTCAGTTTGAATACGATGTTGCTCAGTATTCTCTTTTCCGCCAAGCCCAGTGAAGTGAAGCTCCTGCTCATTGACCCAAAGATGCTCGAGTTTCAATCGTACGAGGGCATTCCTCATCTGTTGCGACCGGTCATTACGGAGCCCAAATCAGCCGCGAGAGGGCTGGGGTGGGTCGTCGCTGAAATGGAACGACGGTATAAACTGCTGGCTGAGGCCGGCGTACGGAATATCGATGCATACAATCGAAAGGTTGCCGGTTTGCAAGAGGTGCGTCCTGAAAATAATCCGGCAGGCATCGAGCACCTTCCGATGCGGTTTCTCTCCGAAGAAGAGCGCCTCTCTGCCGGTGAAACATCGATCGCCGAGGGTGAGCGGGGCTGCATGCAGCCAAAACCGACGCCGCCGGAACCGCTGCCTTTTATCATCGTCATGATCGATGAGCTGGCGGACCTGATGATGGTGGCCCCCAAAGATGTGGAGGACAAGATCGCCCGACTCGCGCAGATGGCACGGGCGTCGGGCATTCATCTGGTGCTGGCCACTCAACGCCCATCCGTCGATGTGCTGACCGGCTTGATCAAAGCGAATTTCCCGGCGCGGATCGCGTTTCAAGTCTCTTCGAAGACCGACTCACGAACCATTCTCGATGCGAACGGAGCGGAAGCTCTGCTCGGCCGCGGCGATATGCTGTACCTGGCCTCCGGCACAGGACGTCTCGCGCGTCTGCATGGGTCTTTTGTATCGGACGACGATGTCCGTTCAGTCGTTGAGTTTGTGAAGAAGCAGGCGCTCCCGATCTATAATCAGGAGCTGCAGTCGCTCAAGTTGGAGGAGGCGGCGGAGGAAGAGGCAAAAGACGAAGTGTACGAACAGGCTAAAGAATTGGTCTTGTCGACCGGACAGGCGTCAGCCTCGTTGATTCAGCGCCGACTGCGGGTCGGCTATCCTCGGGCGGCGCGCATGATCGAACAGATGGAATCGGAAGGCATTGTGGGGGCGGCGGGTCGTGATGGGCGGCGGGAGGTGCTTGGCCGGCGCGGCCCGGTCGGTGCGGCGGAAGCATGA
- a CDS encoding Phosphate transport system regulatory protein PhoU yields the protein MIQRHFDEELAELKTKLARMATLAEDQIDKALTALVTRDSALACRVIERDHKVNALDVEIDEACIELLALHQPAAHDLRLVTTAMKISTELERISDLSENISERAIELNEEPQLKPYIDIPRMGTLARVMVKESIDAFIKEDSKLARKVLVDDDLVDDLMEQLFRELLSFMMENPHTISRAIRLSFIAKYLERMADHATNIAELVVYLVEGKIIRHTSPSVPL from the coding sequence ATGATTCAGCGGCATTTTGACGAAGAGCTTGCGGAACTCAAGACCAAATTAGCTCGGATGGCCACACTGGCCGAGGACCAGATCGACAAGGCGCTGACGGCACTGGTCACGCGCGATTCCGCCTTGGCCTGCCGAGTGATCGAACGAGACCACAAGGTGAACGCTCTCGATGTGGAGATCGACGAGGCCTGTATTGAGTTATTGGCACTCCATCAACCGGCTGCCCACGACCTACGGCTCGTCACGACGGCCATGAAAATCTCCACCGAGCTCGAGCGGATCAGCGATCTTTCGGAGAATATCTCGGAGCGCGCGATCGAGCTGAATGAAGAACCGCAGCTCAAGCCGTACATCGATATTCCGAGGATGGGAACCCTCGCAAGGGTCATGGTGAAGGAAAGCATCGACGCGTTCATCAAAGAGGATTCCAAGCTCGCTCGGAAAGTGCTGGTGGATGACGATCTGGTCGATGATCTGATGGAGCAATTATTTCGCGAGCTGCTCTCCTTTATGATGGAAAACCCGCATACCATTTCACGTGCGATTCGTTTGAGCTTCATCGCCAAGTATCTTGAGCGGATGGCTGATCATGCGACCAACATCGCCGAGCTGGTCGTCTATCTCGTGGAAGGCAAGATCATCCGCCACACGTCGCCATCGGTTCCGTTGTAA
- a CDS encoding phosphate ABC transporter, ATP-binding protein PstB, which translates to MDLMELRRIDLPEDRVLPKPLKAEARSLSFSYGSRPALKNLSIPIAEYKITALIGPSGCGKSTFLRCFNRMHDLYPGTCYEGEILLYPDGRNILAREVDPIEVRMRLAMVFQKPNPFPKSVYENVAYGLKVRGVRDRRILDEKVEQALRSAALWEEVKDRLSAQATSLSGGQQQRLCMARALATDPELLLLDEPTSALDPIATANIEELLLDLKRRVTILIVTHNMQQAARVSDWTAFMYLGELVEFGLTKQLFTNPSRRQTEDYITGRFG; encoded by the coding sequence ATGGATCTCATGGAGCTACGACGTATCGACTTACCCGAGGATCGGGTTTTGCCTAAGCCTCTCAAGGCCGAGGCCCGCAGCTTGAGTTTTTCCTATGGGAGTCGACCGGCATTGAAGAATTTGTCCATCCCCATCGCCGAATACAAAATCACGGCATTGATCGGACCGTCTGGTTGCGGAAAGTCCACCTTCCTCCGTTGTTTTAACCGGATGCACGATCTCTACCCTGGGACCTGTTACGAGGGAGAAATCTTGCTCTACCCGGATGGCCGCAACATCCTGGCTCGCGAGGTGGACCCAATTGAGGTGCGCATGCGGTTGGCCATGGTATTTCAAAAACCTAATCCTTTCCCCAAATCCGTCTATGAAAATGTTGCTTATGGACTAAAGGTTCGCGGAGTTAGGGATCGGCGAATCTTGGATGAGAAGGTCGAACAGGCGTTGCGAAGTGCGGCATTATGGGAAGAGGTCAAGGATCGATTGTCGGCACAAGCAACATCCCTGTCCGGCGGCCAGCAGCAACGTCTCTGTATGGCCCGCGCCCTGGCGACCGACCCGGAACTGCTGCTCCTGGATGAGCCGACGTCGGCACTCGACCCGATTGCCACGGCCAACATCGAGGAACTGTTGCTCGATCTCAAGCGCCGCGTGACCATTCTGATCGTGACGCATAACATGCAGCAAGCAGCGCGGGTGTCGGATTGGACGGCTTTCATGTATCTTGGTGAACTCGTCGAGTTCGGCCTCACGAAGCAGCTGTTCACGAATCCATCAAGGAGACAGACCGAAGACTATATCACCGGACGATTCGGGTAA
- a CDS encoding phosphate ABC transporter, permease protein PstA, whose translation MLRRRKLAETLFKAVGICSLALGIGTLVLLFGALIVEGASRIDWQFLTSFPSRRASQAGILPALVGSSLIMLVTAVVGIPVGVAAAIYLEEYARKTWLTELIEVTVTNLAGVPSIIFGLLALGFFVYILGLGASILTAGLTLALLILPVVIVTTREAIRAIPVQIREAAFALGATKWQTVSDHVLPYSASGILTGIILALSRAIGETAPIVTIGALTFIAFLPPAPVTTEPPFISFEWLMSPFTVMPIQMFAWVSRPGEDFASNAAAAGLLLVCMTLGMNGLAIYVRYRMRKRIAW comes from the coding sequence ATGTTGAGACGCCGCAAGCTTGCGGAAACGTTATTCAAGGCCGTGGGGATCTGTTCCCTCGCTCTTGGGATCGGAACGCTGGTGTTGTTGTTCGGCGCGCTCATCGTTGAAGGGGCCAGCCGAATCGACTGGCAATTTCTCACATCCTTTCCGTCTCGTCGCGCCTCACAGGCGGGTATTCTTCCTGCGTTGGTCGGCTCGAGTTTGATCATGCTGGTCACGGCCGTGGTGGGCATCCCCGTGGGGGTCGCTGCGGCCATTTACTTGGAGGAATATGCCCGCAAGACGTGGCTGACGGAGTTGATCGAGGTGACGGTGACGAATCTGGCCGGCGTGCCATCGATTATATTTGGCCTCCTGGCGTTAGGGTTTTTCGTCTATATTCTAGGTCTGGGGGCGAGCATTCTGACGGCTGGTCTCACCTTGGCTCTGCTCATTCTTCCCGTCGTGATCGTGACGACACGAGAGGCCATTCGCGCGATTCCGGTGCAGATCCGCGAAGCGGCCTTTGCTTTGGGTGCGACCAAATGGCAGACGGTCTCAGATCACGTGTTGCCCTATTCCGCGTCAGGGATCCTGACCGGGATCATCCTGGCCTTGAGTCGGGCGATCGGAGAGACGGCACCCATCGTGACGATCGGCGCCCTCACCTTTATCGCCTTTCTCCCCCCGGCCCCCGTTACGACGGAACCTCCGTTTATTTCGTTCGAGTGGTTGATGTCTCCCTTCACGGTCATGCCCATTCAGATGTTCGCATGGGTTTCAAGACCGGGCGAAGACTTCGCGAGCAATGCGGCGGCTGCAGGATTGTTGCTGGTCTGCATGACCCTCGGAATGAACGGCTTGGCCATTTACGTACGTTATCGCATGCGCAAGCGTATCGCTTGGTAA
- a CDS encoding phosphate ABC transporter, permease protein PstC, protein MNKSLAAVREMIRISEPVIVEATARRRTQHRREQAIESGLCLAALMSVAATVAILTVLLWESLGFFKAVSLTDFLTDTLWTPLFDDAHYGILPLLAGTVVTSLVGLLVAIPVGTVSAIYLSEFASSRLRELIKPVLELLGAVPTVVYGYFALLVVTPALQKLWPDLPGFNMLGPGIVIGIMILPLVISLGEDAMRAVPMVLREGSYATGATRLQTAWRVVVPAATSGLVAAYVLGVSRAVGETMVVAIAAGQNPHLTWNPMEPAATITAYIVQVALGDLPHGSIGYQSIFAAGLILAVMTFTFNMLGHVMRKRFREVY, encoded by the coding sequence ATGAATAAGTCTCTAGCGGCTGTGCGGGAAATGATTCGTATCAGCGAACCAGTCATAGTAGAAGCAACCGCTCGGCGTCGGACTCAACACCGGCGAGAACAAGCGATCGAAAGCGGGCTTTGCCTTGCCGCGTTGATGTCGGTAGCTGCCACGGTTGCGATTCTCACTGTGCTCTTGTGGGAATCACTCGGGTTCTTCAAGGCCGTGTCGCTCACGGACTTTTTAACCGATACATTGTGGACACCACTCTTTGATGATGCCCACTATGGAATCCTGCCCCTGCTCGCCGGGACGGTAGTCACCAGCCTGGTCGGTCTGCTCGTGGCGATTCCCGTGGGGACGGTGTCGGCGATCTATCTCTCGGAATTTGCCTCGTCTCGCTTGCGAGAACTCATCAAGCCGGTGTTGGAACTGCTCGGAGCGGTACCGACGGTCGTGTATGGGTATTTTGCACTTCTCGTGGTCACGCCCGCTCTGCAGAAGCTTTGGCCGGACCTCCCAGGCTTCAATATGCTGGGCCCGGGAATCGTCATCGGCATCATGATATTGCCTCTCGTTATTTCTCTGGGTGAGGATGCGATGCGGGCTGTGCCCATGGTGTTGCGGGAAGGATCCTATGCGACGGGAGCGACACGTCTTCAGACAGCTTGGCGTGTGGTAGTCCCGGCAGCCACTTCCGGTCTTGTAGCGGCCTATGTGCTCGGAGTCTCGCGTGCCGTCGGGGAAACGATGGTGGTAGCGATCGCAGCCGGACAAAATCCACATCTCACGTGGAACCCCATGGAGCCTGCAGCCACCATTACGGCTTATATCGTGCAAGTGGCCCTCGGTGATCTTCCTCATGGCAGCATCGGCTACCAGAGCATTTTCGCTGCCGGGCTCATCCTTGCGGTGATGACGTTTACCTTCAATATGCTGGGCCATGTCATGCGAAAACGGTTCCGGGAGGTGTATTGA
- a CDS encoding phosphate ABC transporter, substrate-binding protein PstS, whose translation MLILQYLRSMIVASVWATFVLASHPAHADQLAMIIKVDGSSTVYPLTEAVAEEFQNANRGKIRVTVGIAGTGGGFKKFCRGEIDIADASRPILKEEMALCQKNGITYYELPIAFDALTVAVSPMNTWVTSMTIEELKKIWEPAAQGKITKWNQVRSDWPDAQLVLFGAGSDSGTFDYFTDAVVGKAKSSRGDYTASEDDNVLVQGIERNKNALGYIPFAYYAAQMKKLKAVAVTGKNGAIFPSVESVVNGSYQPLSRPLFIYVSERSAKRPEVRQFIEYYLAEGPKLIAEVRYIPLDDKAYGMARERFQKGLVGTGFGGEPEVGLPVEEIMKRSPKQ comes from the coding sequence ATGCTGATTCTGCAATACTTGCGGAGTATGATCGTAGCCAGCGTATGGGCGACGTTTGTTTTAGCAAGTCATCCAGCTCATGCCGATCAATTGGCCATGATCATCAAGGTTGATGGCTCCAGTACCGTGTATCCCTTAACCGAAGCGGTGGCGGAAGAATTTCAGAATGCCAATCGCGGGAAGATTCGAGTGACCGTCGGTATTGCGGGGACAGGCGGCGGGTTCAAGAAGTTTTGTCGAGGCGAGATCGATATCGCCGATGCGTCCCGCCCCATTTTGAAGGAAGAAATGGCTCTCTGCCAGAAGAACGGTATCACCTACTATGAGTTGCCCATTGCTTTCGATGCCCTGACGGTGGCCGTAAGTCCAATGAACACCTGGGTGACTTCGATGACGATTGAGGAGTTGAAGAAAATCTGGGAACCGGCGGCACAAGGCAAAATCACCAAATGGAACCAAGTTCGCTCGGATTGGCCCGACGCCCAGCTCGTTCTTTTCGGGGCCGGTTCAGATTCAGGAACCTTTGACTACTTTACAGATGCGGTTGTGGGGAAAGCCAAGTCCAGTCGCGGGGATTACACCGCCAGCGAGGACGACAACGTGTTGGTTCAAGGGATTGAGAGGAACAAGAATGCATTAGGGTATATCCCGTTTGCCTACTATGCCGCGCAGATGAAAAAGCTCAAGGCAGTCGCCGTGACAGGCAAGAATGGAGCGATATTTCCTAGTGTGGAAAGTGTGGTGAACGGCAGTTATCAGCCGCTTTCACGTCCTCTTTTCATCTATGTTAGTGAGCGTTCGGCTAAACGTCCGGAAGTGAGACAATTCATCGAGTACTATCTCGCCGAAGGTCCCAAGCTGATCGCAGAAGTCCGATATATTCCATTGGATGACAAGGCGTATGGGATGGCCCGTGAGCGATTTCAAAAAGGTCTTGTAGGAACCGGCTTTGGCGGTGAACCCGAAGTCGGACTGCCGGTTGAAGAGATTATGAAGCGCTCCCCAAAGCAATAG